In Bacillota bacterium, a single genomic region encodes these proteins:
- a CDS encoding ATP-binding cassette domain-containing protein, with protein MLNIRRKKIGFIFQAYNLIPTLTARENVELALELARHPDIKNRALACMEQAEFPKERANHRPAKLSGGECQRVAISRALANDPEVLLADEPTGNLDSATAEQIIRLLHKLKQAGKTVILVTHDKGLAEEADITICLRDGKIA; from the coding sequence CTGCTGAATATAAGGCGCAAAAAAATCGGGTTTATCTTCCAGGCTTACAACCTAATACCGACGCTGACTGCTCGGGAGAATGTGGAGTTGGCACTGGAGCTAGCCCGGCATCCCGATATCAAAAACCGGGCACTAGCCTGCATGGAACAAGCAGAGTTTCCTAAAGAACGGGCCAATCACCGTCCCGCCAAACTCTCAGGAGGCGAGTGCCAGCGGGTGGCCATCTCGCGGGCACTTGCCAATGACCCGGAAGTGCTTTTGGCTGACGAGCCTACAGGCAATCTGGATTCGGCCACTGCCGAGCAAATTATCCGACTGCTTCACAAATTGAAACAAGCCGGTAAAACGGTTATCCTGGTCACTCACGACAAAGGGCTGGCCGAAGAAGCTGATATTACCATTTGTTTAAGAGATGGTAAAATTGCCTGA
- the typA gene encoding translational GTPase TypA, whose amino-acid sequence MLFLKSKNLKVKYVSVKTQENLRNIAIIAHVDHGKTTLVDGLLRQAGIFRTNERVAERVMDSNDLERERGITILSKNTAVHYGDTKINIVDTPGHADFGGEVERVLNMVDGALLLVDAFEGPMAQTKFVLRKALEKQLRIIVAINKIDRPDARPDEVLNEVFDLFVELEAADWQLDFPVLYTVARDGLATLDVERPGSDLQPLFDMIVQEIPAPTADPDGILQLQINTLDYDDYVGKVGIGRIQHGTLKAGQQVALCKRDEKIELHKIGKLWTYDGLSRLDADVAIAGDIVAVAGLGDVNIGETVSDSEHPAPIPVVDIDEPTLTMTFMVNDSPFAGREGKFVTSRQLRTRLWKEAETNVSLKVEETDSAEAFTVSGRGELHLGILIENLRREGYELQISKPKPVLKEINGELCEPYERLFINLPEASSGRVIENLGARRAELLNMQPVGESNVKLEFLIPARGLIGFRSEMLTDTRGEGIMHHLFDHYGAWKGEIPGRRRGVLIAFETGTATTYGIHSFEARGILFIRPTEHVYAGMIVGESAREEDIEINVCKQKHLTNFRAAGAEDAMRLTPPKLMTLEQAMVFIEEDELVEVTPESIRLRKKILDRNKRKRANEQR is encoded by the coding sequence ATGTTATTTCTAAAATCTAAAAACTTGAAGGTGAAGTATGTGAGTGTAAAGACACAGGAAAATTTACGGAACATAGCAATCATTGCCCACGTAGACCATGGCAAGACTACTTTGGTGGATGGACTTTTGCGCCAGGCAGGAATTTTTCGAACCAATGAACGGGTGGCAGAGCGGGTAATGGATTCCAACGATTTGGAACGGGAACGGGGCATCACGATATTATCTAAGAACACAGCTGTCCATTATGGGGATACAAAGATTAATATCGTGGACACTCCCGGCCACGCTGATTTTGGCGGCGAAGTGGAGCGGGTGTTAAACATGGTTGATGGCGCATTACTTTTGGTGGATGCTTTTGAAGGCCCGATGGCCCAGACTAAGTTTGTATTGCGCAAGGCCTTGGAAAAGCAGCTGCGTATAATTGTCGCCATCAACAAGATTGATCGGCCGGATGCCCGACCCGATGAGGTCCTGAATGAAGTATTTGATTTGTTCGTGGAACTGGAGGCCGCCGACTGGCAGCTGGATTTTCCGGTTCTGTATACGGTGGCCCGGGATGGCCTGGCGACACTGGATGTGGAGCGTCCCGGGAGCGATCTCCAACCGCTGTTTGACATGATAGTTCAGGAGATTCCTGCGCCCACTGCCGATCCCGATGGCATTCTCCAGTTGCAGATCAATACTTTGGATTATGATGATTATGTGGGTAAAGTGGGCATTGGTCGTATTCAGCACGGGACCCTTAAAGCTGGTCAGCAGGTGGCTTTGTGTAAACGTGATGAAAAAATTGAGCTCCACAAAATTGGCAAGCTCTGGACATATGATGGTCTAAGCCGATTGGATGCCGATGTTGCTATCGCCGGTGATATTGTAGCTGTGGCAGGCCTCGGGGACGTGAATATCGGCGAGACTGTCAGTGATTCTGAACATCCGGCGCCTATTCCCGTAGTCGATATCGACGAGCCGACCCTGACTATGACATTTATGGTTAATGACAGCCCCTTTGCCGGTCGGGAAGGGAAGTTCGTGACTTCGCGCCAATTGCGCACTCGTCTGTGGAAGGAAGCGGAGACCAATGTCAGCCTCAAGGTTGAAGAAACAGATTCCGCTGAAGCGTTTACCGTCTCCGGTCGTGGTGAGCTGCATCTTGGAATTCTCATTGAGAACCTGCGTCGGGAAGGCTATGAACTGCAGATATCAAAGCCAAAGCCGGTGCTAAAAGAAATCAACGGCGAACTCTGCGAACCCTATGAAAGGTTGTTTATCAATTTGCCAGAAGCATCTTCGGGACGAGTTATTGAGAATCTGGGAGCCCGGCGGGCGGAACTGTTGAACATGCAGCCGGTGGGGGAAAGCAATGTCAAACTAGAGTTCTTAATTCCCGCCCGGGGCCTTATCGGGTTCCGCTCAGAGATGCTGACCGATACCCGGGGCGAGGGGATTATGCATCATCTCTTTGATCATTATGGTGCCTGGAAGGGGGAGATTCCCGGCCGACGACGTGGCGTGTTGATTGCTTTTGAGACCGGTACGGCAACAACTTACGGAATCCACAGCTTTGAGGCCAGGGGTATTCTGTTCATCCGCCCGACTGAGCATGTCTACGCCGGAATGATTGTGGGCGAGAGTGCCAGAGAAGAGGACATCGAGATAAATGTTTGCAAGCAAAAACATCTAACCAATTTCCGGGCCGCCGGCGCCGAGGACGCCATGCGCTTGACTCCACCCAAACTAATGACATTGGAGCAAGCGATGGTGTTTATCGAGGAAGACGAACTGGTGGAGGTTACACCAGAGTCCATTCGCCTGAGGAAAAAAATCCTCGACCGCAACAAGCGGAAGCGAGCCAACGAACAACGATAA
- a CDS encoding transposase → MTRRARALSPTGIYHVMVRGIGRMKIFHDDRDMVRYLETLERFNREQQYRLYAYCLMNNHVHLLLKEENEPLSLTMKRIGVSYSKYYNLRYERVGHVFQDRFRSEAIKSEAQFVRCARYIHTNPVKAGITACPSQYSWSSYASYITHNCSKLIDPVPLLDYFSDNQGKAVQQLIEYTLQNNTDQFIEWDDNVRVTGSQLKQAVGEILTNNSLTLHSFSCLDINARNKLIKTLKDDIKCTSIELASVLGISRDIIYRVTRSAKREPS, encoded by the coding sequence GTGACACGGCGAGCCAGAGCACTTAGCCCTACCGGTATTTATCATGTGATGGTACGTGGAATTGGCCGGATGAAAATCTTTCATGATGATAGAGACATGGTTAGGTATCTAGAAACTTTGGAACGTTTTAATCGAGAACAGCAATACCGATTGTATGCTTACTGTCTAATGAATAACCACGTGCATCTGCTGCTAAAAGAAGAGAACGAACCGCTATCGTTAACCATGAAACGTATCGGCGTTAGCTATTCAAAATACTATAATTTGCGCTATGAAAGGGTTGGCCATGTGTTTCAGGATAGGTTTAGAAGTGAAGCAATCAAGTCTGAAGCACAGTTTGTTCGTTGCGCAAGGTATATCCATACTAATCCAGTAAAAGCGGGAATCACCGCTTGCCCAAGTCAGTACTCTTGGAGCAGCTACGCATCATATATTACGCACAATTGCAGTAAGCTTATTGATCCGGTGCCGCTACTTGATTACTTTTCTGATAATCAAGGTAAGGCAGTACAGCAGTTAATTGAGTATACACTTCAAAACAACACAGATCAGTTTATAGAATGGGATGATAATGTTAGGGTCACCGGGTCCCAGCTTAAGCAGGCGGTAGGGGAAATTCTTACCAATAACAGCCTTACACTCCACAGCTTTTCCTGTTTAGACATAAACGCGCGGAACAAACTTATTAAGACTTTAAAAGATGATATTAAATGCACATCAATTGAATTGGCAAGTGTTTTAGGGATCAGCAGAGACATCATTTATAGAGTTACTAGGAGTGCCAAACGAGAACCGTCCTGA
- a CDS encoding ABC transporter permease: MSWTLFKANIKTNRVIWIIMTVIFVFYFAIMVSMFDPAGAEAMEDMLSMMPEAMVKALGMDTMGTTLLTFLNGYMYGFLVLLFPMVISIVVNHRLMASHVDKGSMAYLLATPNSRIRIARTQALFSVASATAFFFVATILGILISQSMFPGELEVGKFILVNFYALLMYFAIGGIGFFASSIADESKTSLGLGMGLPIAFLVLQMLGGVGEDFSWVGNLSMYALFDPNKLVAGESFAWLGMAAFVVIALTLYTAGIVIFNKRDLHV, translated from the coding sequence ATGTCCTGGACTCTGTTTAAAGCAAATATCAAAACCAACCGAGTTATTTGGATTATCATGACAGTTATTTTCGTGTTTTACTTTGCAATAATGGTCTCTATGTTTGATCCCGCGGGCGCTGAGGCAATGGAAGACATGCTTAGCATGATGCCGGAGGCTATGGTAAAAGCGCTAGGAATGGATACTATGGGCACAACTTTGTTAACATTCCTTAACGGCTATATGTACGGTTTTTTGGTCTTGTTGTTTCCAATGGTGATCTCTATTGTTGTGAATCATCGCTTGATGGCCAGTCATGTGGATAAGGGCAGTATGGCCTACCTGCTGGCAACGCCCAATTCACGGATACGGATTGCTCGCACCCAGGCACTGTTTAGTGTGGCCTCCGCGACAGCCTTCTTTTTTGTCGCGACAATTCTTGGTATTTTAATTTCCCAAAGCATGTTCCCAGGTGAGCTTGAAGTAGGCAAATTTATTCTGGTTAATTTTTATGCACTGTTGATGTACTTCGCCATCGGCGGTATTGGTTTTTTTGCCTCCAGCATTGCAGACGAGAGCAAAACCAGCCTTGGTTTGGGCATGGGATTGCCAATCGCCTTTCTCGTGCTCCAGATGTTGGGTGGTGTAGGTGAAGATTTTAGTTGGGTTGGCAATCTCTCCATGTATGCTTTATTTGACCCCAACAAACTAGTAGCTGGCGAAAGCTTCGCCTGGCTTGGCATGGCTGCTTTTGTAGTAATCGCATTAACTCTCTATACCGCCGGTATAGTCATCTTCAATAAACGAGACTTGCATGTCTAA
- a CDS encoding ABC transporter ATP-binding protein: MIELRDLSKVYSNGKGVFDVSFNVAEGEVFGFLGPNGAGKTTTIRALLGFTNASKGSCSINDMDCRRDAAKIQKILGYVPGEIAFFENMTGIQFLKFMADMRGTKDVKLRNKLIERFELETDRKIRKMSKGMKQKVGLIAAFMHDPRVIVLDEPTSGLDPLMQKRFIELIIEEKRRGKTILMSSHMFDEVDRTCSRAAIIWEGRIVAVEDIPTLKSTLRKSYLVTVADKTDIKRIEASGLEFRLVDDNRVEIFVSDDYSEMLSTLAACKVTSLDAAAQTLEQIFIRYYGKEAS; this comes from the coding sequence ATGATTGAACTGCGTGACCTGAGCAAGGTCTACTCCAATGGTAAGGGCGTTTTTGATGTTAGTTTTAATGTGGCAGAAGGCGAGGTCTTCGGCTTTTTGGGTCCCAACGGCGCCGGAAAAACCACGACCATTCGCGCTTTGCTGGGGTTTACTAACGCCAGTAAGGGTAGCTGTAGTATTAATGATATGGATTGTCGTCGTGATGCGGCAAAAATTCAAAAGATCTTAGGTTATGTTCCTGGCGAAATTGCTTTTTTCGAGAACATGACCGGGATACAGTTTCTGAAATTCATGGCCGACATGCGAGGCACAAAGGACGTTAAGTTGCGCAATAAGTTGATTGAGCGGTTTGAATTGGAGACCGACCGCAAGATTCGCAAAATGTCCAAAGGAATGAAACAGAAGGTTGGCTTGATTGCAGCGTTTATGCACGACCCTCGTGTTATAGTTTTAGACGAACCGACCAGTGGCCTCGATCCCCTAATGCAAAAGCGATTTATCGAACTGATTATCGAGGAGAAGCGGCGGGGCAAGACAATTCTCATGTCCTCGCATATGTTTGACGAGGTGGACCGCACCTGTTCCCGAGCAGCAATTATCTGGGAAGGCAGGATTGTCGCAGTTGAAGACATCCCTACACTTAAGTCCACGCTGCGTAAAAGCTACCTGGTTACCGTAGCAGATAAAACTGATATTAAGAGGATTGAAGCTAGTGGCCTAGAGTTCAGATTGGTAGACGACAACCGGGTAGAGATTTTTGTCAGCGATGACTACAGCGAGATGCTTTCGACCCTGGCTGCCTGCAAGGTCACAAGTTTGGACGCAGCTGCCCAAACCCTTGAGCAAATTTTTATTCGCTACTACGGCAAGGAGGCGAGCTAG
- a CDS encoding TetR/AcrR family transcriptional regulator, whose protein sequence is MDGFERRKEQKKRNIRKAAFDLFSQYGVQRVSISEIAKKANVSQVTIYNYFGNKSELVKYVVKEYMNDIAKDFEPFLNSDLPFPEKLEKIIFNKKTAGQLMGDKGFFEVVSVQEPDIQEYLEEYARTKALPMMLELVEQGRKEGYVNPDISTDAILYYIQMFRDATSNPDLFRDENQKMLLDLASLFAYGLIGKPLERK, encoded by the coding sequence ATGGATGGATTTGAACGCCGCAAAGAGCAGAAGAAAAGAAACATTCGTAAGGCTGCTTTCGACCTGTTTTCCCAGTATGGAGTGCAAAGAGTCTCCATTTCTGAGATTGCAAAAAAGGCGAATGTCTCGCAGGTGACAATTTACAATTATTTTGGCAACAAAAGTGAGTTGGTTAAATACGTTGTCAAAGAATATATGAATGATATAGCCAAAGACTTTGAGCCTTTTCTCAACAGTGACCTTCCGTTCCCAGAAAAACTGGAAAAGATAATCTTCAACAAGAAAACGGCCGGTCAACTGATGGGGGACAAAGGATTTTTTGAAGTTGTTTCTGTTCAGGAACCGGATATACAAGAATATCTTGAGGAATATGCCAGAACCAAGGCGCTGCCCATGATGTTGGAGTTGGTTGAACAGGGCCGCAAGGAAGGTTATGTGAATCCGGATATATCTACTGACGCGATTCTGTATTACATCCAGATGTTTCGGGATGCAACCAGCAATCCTGACCTATTCCGGGATGAAAACCAAAAAATGCTTCTCGATCTCGCTTCCTTGTTTGCCTATGGCTTAATTGGAAAGCCCCTGGAGCGGAAATAA
- a CDS encoding pyridoxal phosphate-dependent aminotransferase, which yields MGGRRLTEFDTVINRRGTCCAKWDLHAEKGIPEDALPLWVADMDFPAPEAVTEALIERAKHGIFGYSVPSSEFHASVVNWMLDRHNWQIEPEWIVSAPGVVPALNFAIQAYTKEGDGVLIQNPVYPPFTNSVVNNNRKLVNNPLIIKDGRYYIDFDDFEAKIVANKVKLFLFCSPHNPVGRVWSRKELETLGDICLKHNVIVVSDEIHQDFVFPGSKHLPLPLVKKEFGKNTLVCTAPSKTFNVAGLQASNIIIPDPDLREQFSQAYAVAGLGLLNTFGMVACEAAYTHGSQWLDNVIAYVEVNADFAMEFIAEHLPQLKVIKPEGLYLLWIDCAGLGLAPEELENFLLEKARLWLNQGYTFGEEGAGYVRLNIACPRSVLKKALVQLKHAVDSR from the coding sequence ATGGGAGGGAGAAGATTGACAGAATTTGATACTGTAATTAATCGTCGTGGAACATGTTGTGCAAAGTGGGATCTGCATGCAGAAAAGGGAATTCCGGAAGATGCGCTTCCACTTTGGGTTGCCGATATGGATTTTCCAGCGCCCGAAGCTGTTACAGAGGCTCTAATTGAAAGAGCCAAGCATGGAATATTCGGTTACTCGGTACCCTCGTCGGAGTTCCATGCCAGTGTTGTCAATTGGATGCTGGATCGACATAATTGGCAGATTGAGCCGGAGTGGATTGTCTCAGCGCCTGGGGTTGTACCGGCTCTTAATTTCGCGATCCAGGCCTATACCAAAGAGGGCGATGGGGTACTAATTCAAAATCCTGTTTATCCGCCCTTTACCAATTCGGTCGTTAACAACAACCGGAAATTGGTCAATAACCCGTTGATAATTAAGGATGGTCGCTATTATATCGATTTTGATGATTTTGAAGCGAAGATTGTTGCTAACAAGGTCAAGCTCTTTTTGTTCTGCAGTCCCCATAACCCGGTGGGCCGGGTGTGGAGTCGGAAAGAATTAGAAACATTAGGAGACATCTGCCTTAAACACAATGTAATTGTTGTTTCCGATGAAATACATCAAGACTTTGTTTTCCCAGGGTCTAAGCATCTACCCCTGCCATTGGTTAAAAAGGAGTTTGGCAAGAATACGCTGGTTTGTACCGCTCCCAGCAAAACATTTAATGTTGCTGGTCTCCAGGCCTCGAACATAATCATACCTGACCCTGATTTGCGCGAGCAGTTCAGCCAAGCTTACGCTGTAGCCGGACTGGGTCTACTCAACACTTTTGGCATGGTTGCCTGTGAGGCGGCATATACCCACGGCAGCCAGTGGTTGGATAATGTAATTGCCTATGTCGAAGTAAACGCAGACTTCGCAATGGAGTTCATCGCCGAACACTTGCCGCAGCTTAAAGTGATTAAGCCCGAAGGCCTTTACTTGCTCTGGATTGACTGTGCCGGGCTGGGGCTTGCACCAGAAGAACTGGAAAATTTCTTGTTGGAAAAAGCGCGGCTCTGGCTAAACCAAGGCTATACTTTTGGCGAGGAAGGGGCCGGTTACGTGCGGCTCAACATCGCCTGCCCCCGCTCAGTACTGAAGAAAGCACTAGTCCAGCTGAAACACGCAGTTGATTCACGCTAA
- a CDS encoding radical SAM protein: MQLLAETDTYVLVSLDGPRENYYAFRGVDKFEQAVAGIEQLIAAGITVQPVQVVHKDSLPQLDWVADFCSLHGIATCTLSPIQPIGRAEAIEHLLLSSDELAQFAYKLSVLNGRGYTKFVTQSVYGPDELERFETARDKIIGFNDDYFYVQSDGVIVCDLDLPDSRAFVLGHAGDLTSLDPDVWQRYQDLLAAAFERGRARLKAGQAVNWHELVQRQAGASPIQDGS; this comes from the coding sequence GTGCAGCTGCTGGCCGAGACGGACACCTATGTGCTGGTCAGCCTAGACGGTCCCCGGGAGAACTATTATGCTTTTCGGGGTGTGGACAAGTTTGAGCAGGCGGTGGCCGGAATTGAACAGCTGATTGCTGCCGGGATTACGGTGCAGCCAGTTCAGGTGGTGCACAAGGATAGTTTGCCCCAGCTAGACTGGGTGGCGGATTTCTGCTCGCTGCACGGCATTGCCACTTGCACCTTAAGTCCGATACAACCCATCGGCCGGGCAGAGGCGATTGAGCATTTGCTTTTGTCTAGTGACGAGCTGGCGCAGTTTGCCTATAAGCTTTCAGTCTTGAACGGCCGGGGCTACACTAAGTTTGTCACCCAGTCGGTGTATGGACCAGATGAGCTGGAGCGGTTCGAGACCGCACGGGACAAAATTATTGGGTTCAATGACGACTACTTTTATGTGCAAAGTGACGGTGTTATTGTCTGCGACCTGGATTTACCCGACAGCCGGGCCTTTGTGCTCGGTCATGCCGGCGATTTGACCAGTCTGGATCCAGATGTATGGCAGCGCTACCAGGATTTGCTGGCGGCAGCCTTTGAGCGAGGACGGGCCCGGTTAAAGGCGGGCCAAGCCGTGAACTGGCATGAACTTGTTCAACGTCAGGCCGGCGCTTCACCAATTCAGGACGGTTCTTAA
- a CDS encoding radical SAM protein — MKRIRDSLSIVLTNNCDCQCRHCYMNSEPGTARDLDTSFWSGVLRRFAENQGKDVCFHGGEPLLHPGFARLLAEARGLGLATSIVTNALNFTGKLCSCWPRRTPMCWSA; from the coding sequence TTGAAAAGAATACGAGACAGTTTAAGCATAGTGCTTACAAATAATTGTGATTGTCAGTGCCGTCACTGCTATATGAACAGTGAGCCGGGTACCGCCCGGGATTTGGACACATCCTTTTGGTCTGGTGTTTTGCGTCGTTTTGCCGAAAATCAGGGCAAAGACGTCTGCTTCCACGGTGGCGAGCCGCTCTTGCATCCCGGCTTCGCCCGTCTGCTTGCCGAGGCCCGGGGTTTGGGTCTTGCCACCAGCATTGTCACCAATGCCCTCAATTTTACCGGGAAACTGTGCAGCTGCTGGCCGAGACGGACACCTATGTGCTGGTCAGCCTAG